The sequence ATGTCGTTGAGGGGCGCGTGTCACTAATAACCGCTGTAATGGCAGGCAAATTTAAGGCTTCGTTGTCCAGTTGATACTCCGCCGAATTGATTCCTGTTAGTTTCAGTTAAGAAACTGTTTCTCCTcgtaaaaaccaaaaaaaattgaaaacaaaagaacatttCTCCAGACTAATTCATCCTTTGCTTATTCTGCGAATCCACTTGTCGATATGTTGATCTAACTTCTCTCGCTCGCTGCCTTTGTACTCAGGTAGCTCAATGCCAGCGTAGGTTGCTAATTGTGTCCAACTTTCCTGGGACATGGCCTTCAGGTCAATACCAGCGTCGATCATCATTCGCATGCCCTTTTGGGCATTTCGGATATCTTCCTCATTGCTGGGGGAGGGACGCATGTCGACTTTGTATAATTGGCAGAGGTTTATGATAAAACTAATGCTATGAGATAAGCAATGCAACCTATAAAACTTCACCAGATCTTGTGCACACTCTTTTCTCTTCAGTCCAGCAGATTTCGTGCCCTTATGTTGTGGAGTTGACCGGTAGCAAGGTTGTTTGTTCATGAAGACTATGATATTTCCACCTGTCTGATCCCGCATCCTCTTAACAGCCCGCCTAAACTCCTCATCCATCAACATAAAATATTCAGCATGAATTGTGGTTCTCCTTAAAGTGTCGCAACAATTTCCATACCTCGCGTGAAAAATCAGTCGACCTGTGGCGTCGGTCATACGTACGTACAATACAACTGTGGCAGCATAATTAGTCCATGACATTTTCTCCACCTGACAACGTTGCCTTTGTAAGCATTTGTATTTAATTTTATCTCTCCGTCTTTCTGTCACATGGTAAAACATGGCACAAAATACAGCTTTGTTAACTGCTAGAGGATTAAATCCGCCAACTTTGTGATTGTCTCTATGATCATGCACAATACTCTTCCTATCGCATTCTTTGTTCGCCTTAAAACTCTCAGCTGACACAAAGAGCTCTCTGTAATAAAGCACCTCAACCGTGTTCCAGTCGAATGTAATCACAAGAGTGCAGTTTTCAAACACAGTAAACAATTGAGACAATGGACTTGGTCCAGCAGTTACACTGAAAGGAGTTAAACATTCGCGAGATGAAGAAGAGGAAAATGGCTCTGCGCCTGCCATTGTCTCGATCTTGGGATTACCGTCTTGTTTATAACAGATCATACGAGCGACCAATTGTGCCTCTCCATTTAGGCAGTACACCTTGATGCTACGGTCTCCACTGTCTGTTATGACAAAATGATTGTTCGGCGCAAAGCAAACGTCGCACGGCGAAACAAGGGTTTGCGTTAGGATTGTCGGGGTTACATAATTACCATCTCTCCCTCCAGCCAACTCTACTCTACATTCACGTCCTTTGACAATTGCTATTCTCCCTTGTTCAGAAACGGCCAGCGCTGCTTGCCTAACTGGCAGTTCACTTGCACTCATCATTTGCACTCGTGTTGTCTAATCTACTTTAAGACGAATTATAACGCAAGATGTTATATACAGTTGAACCGTTTCTCGGAAACCGGATGTTTCCGAGAAAAACTTCGCGAATGACGTTATTTCCTTTTTCggtccatgtttgtttttgccGGTCTTTTTACCCGTGATGTGAAGCCCACGGAAGGCGGAAATTGTCATTGAATGAGAAACGCACGATAGCGACCGCAAAGATGATtttttaagacggattccgctcaaagttcgagcaatacttgcaaaaattatttactaaaaatctactcacagtatgctaacttcttgaatgctatttaaaacatctcattgtaattcagttctctaagtgacctcgcgatgaaatccccaagcattctcgagaaatttaatgtcaaacttcgtaagaatgctaaaagcgagtgttattgtgtttacaactaacgcgaaacgtcctttttaactgaaatatggataacttcaagttcaattctctctcgcagggtcagcttgagagcttaaatctcgataggaacttcttacctttattcaaaatattaccatgctaagagttttttttggtaacttaatttttgccattgttGCTCgcatgttgtgcggaaatcatcttaaaaaaaACTCTACATCGATTCAACATCgtttcaacacgtttcaacacgtttcaacacGCGTACGGTGGAAAGGGGGTgccaaacgctttcaacattgctaTTCAACAAACTCGAAacgatgttgaagcaaatgttgaagccatTTACTAGGGCCTTGACCTGTTTAGTTTTCATCTCCCTGGTTGAAATCTAGTAAACGAGGCTGCGATAAGTTGCGGCAACGTATGCCCGGGTCGAGacacaaatgtttttttctattttgtacGTGTCCTTTTAAGGATGTTCTTAagtacaaaaaataataataatgaaaaatcGAAGTTTGAAAGGAAACCGAAAGTATGATGACATAAGCGAATTTTAGGTGGAGAAGCTACTAGAAAATGTGCAAATACAAACAAATATATCGCGCTTGTTTTGACACATGTGAGCCATGGGGTGACGAGGAAAAATTGGCCGTTTTTTCACTCTTGAGAGACGTCATTTAATTCGTCATGAATAAAGACGGGCGAGAGTCGCATTATACATGCTGGACGAACTAAATCGCGTTTGTTGCGTCTTCATGACGATCTAAAGACGCGTTAAATTAAAGTGCTTAAACTCGCCCAAACGCATTATGCGTCTCTATTATAAAAATTAAACGGCCAATCAAACCGCTATTTCTCAGAAATGGCGATGGCAAGAAATTGCAGAAATGTAAATAACACTCAATTAAGTTCACAATGCAAATCGACAAAAACTCACTTGTCAGTTTCTCGGAAAAGATCAATTGCTCTTTTAGGAGTGAATAAATTCAATTAGTCAGAACACAAACCAATTGCTTTTCTAAAATAGTTTATAATAGTATTGTGGCAATACGGCGGCACTAAGAGACAAGGGAAGAAAGAAATTGGCTAAAAGCTTTTCAGTATTGGCACTGCTTGCATTGCAATTTCTGACAACGGTGAATCTCTTGCAGGCCGCGTTATTTGTTGCAGATTAGCCATGATCCTGGAATGGatggaaacgaaaagaaaaaaccgCTTCTTGCTGTATTTTCATTGTCCAAGCTAAGTCGATAAATTGTAACTTCAACTAAACGGAGTGTGGCTCGTTTCGGTCTGATACTGACAAGTCGTACTCTACTGCTTGAGTAACGGGCAACTCATCAAAAATCCATCAAGGATGGCGTTCTCACAATTGTCTAAAAGAATGGCCGGGTTACACGGGTCTTAAGTACAGCCAGTGTTAAACAGAAATCATCAGAATATTTAGTTATCCCAAAGATCCGAGTCATCATATAATAACTTTTCTTTCCGTTAAAAAGACTTTTAACTTGTAGTATCTAATATTGATTTCGATCAGTTAGTTGTATTCATTTAAACATTTTCCTTTGAAGTagtctttctttctttgtaaaattttagGACCTCAGTCGATATACTGCAGTAGTTCCTAAATGGGAAACGATTATAAAATGAGAATCCAAAGAGATAAAcaatgatatatgaaattttAAAGAGAAAGTTGATCTCAGTCTTCTGTCTCAGTGTAGTTCGTGCATCTGGCTCAATCTTGTAAGGGGCAAGAGTTCAGTTCGACGACTTACCACGGTAAGAACGGAAAGAAATTCGTTCTCTTTAAATCTGATAAAACACTGTGAATATAGATGTCCAACTTATGCCTATTACTGCCTTGGTATCGAGGCAACTCAATCTCTGCATATTGAGCGAGTTTACCCCAGCATTCATGAGTCATGGCGTTTACATTAATTCCAGCCGAAACCAAAAATCTGAGGCCAAACTGGGCGTTTACAATATCCTGAGCCAGTGATGCCTCCTGAGGCAACATCGCGAACATGTCTACTTTGTACAACTGGGAAATACTGATTGTCAACTTTATGTTGTTAGGCGAACAATGAAGATTGTAGAAATTGACCAAATCCCGTGAGCAATCTTTTATCTTGAGGTCGGTTTTCTTCCCGTGTCCTGTGGAGCGAGAACATGGTTGTTTGTTCATGTACATGTTGATATGACCTCCTCTTAGATCACGGAGAATTTTAACAGCTCGTCTGAAGTCTTCATCAACAAGCATGAAATATTCTGCGTGAATCGTGTTGGCGTGAGGGCCTTCGTAACAATTTCCGTATCTGGCGTGAAATATCATGCGCCGATTCTGATCCATGACGCGCACGTAAACGACAACTGTTTCGGAAAATTTTCTTGTATCTTGTCTTTTTCCAACGATGCAGTGAAACTTGTCAAGACATGAAAATCCTAAATATCTCGTCTCTGTGACATGATAGAACATGGCGCAGAATTGAGCTTTTGTGATTGCTAAAGGATTAAAACCCCCAACCTTATGGCTTACCCCATGATCTTTCACTGAACTTGTATTATCACAGACTAAACACTTATCATATTGAACGAAGCACCAATCTAAAGGACTTTGCACAAGAAAATAACTTAAAGGAATCATTTCCTTCCAGTCCATGTTGATAAGAACTATATCCACATCGATTGACACGAACAATTGATATAAAGGTCCTGGACCCACTACAATGTTTTGTGGTACTCGAAAAATTTTGAACCTGATATTGAGTCCCTCACGTCTCGCACAATCCTGCACAACTAGTTTCCCGTTATAATCTTGGCCAATGACAATCTGATTAACTTGTTCCAGGTTTCTATTCAAGTCAAAAGTCTTCAGACTTGCGTCTCCGTTGTCGGAAACTAAAAGATGGTCGTTTGGTCCGAAAGAAATGTCGAAAGGCCTTGATAAGCCTTCTGTCAGCTTCCTCGCCATCCATTGCTGGTCAACGCCGTTCGGGGTTCCTTTTCCGAACAAATTAACACAGTTCTGAATTTTATCAATGACAGCCACATCACCGTTATCGGACATTGCTATTCTGTTGTACTCCACATTGAATAATCGAGGAGCAGTCCTCCCCGCCATTATTCAGTAGCTGCGTTAGACACCTTTGACGTTCAGTAGCGTGAACTATTTATTACTGAAGGCGGAATTTGAATCCTCCGACTGCTAATACTTTTATCCGAGGCGAAAAAGCAGTTATAGTAAAAAAACTAGTGGCTCTGAGAAGAATTTCTCCAGGAGGTTTTGAAGAATAAACTACAAGAGTTGTTACAATCGCTTTCTCGGAAAGACGCGCGCCTGCGCAGATATCAGATTTCCAGGAATCGCGAAAATAATAATTGCGTGACTCAAGCACTTTCTTTGTATTTGATAATCTTATCTGTAACATCAACATTGAGGCAAAATAACTTCAGTCAGGATCTAAATAAAGTACTGTTTGAAACAGAGCGAATTCATAATCATCAACTTTTTTTACAGGTGACAATTTTTGTGGCTACTGTCTCGTAAAGGCGAAGCCGTCCGTCGATACGTAACATCATACCACAGGCCCCCCAAACTTAAGATTATTGCTGAACATTGGCTAGAGGTTATATAATATGATTTGAGCGATCTATTTATTGCcttaaatcaaaataaaattcaaatttatacCCACAGTGTCTTCTTGTATCTCTTGATTATCCTCTGACCGTGTTTCAGACAATTTCGTTTATTTTCATTCGGCGGTCACCCACCATACGCAACTGaatttataatataatatatttcCTTTCACCCCGGAAATAAAAGGCTAGATTATGGCTAGGCTCTTACCGAAGGTGCTcgtaaaaaaagcattaaatgctaaaagcagtgcttgttttttgccaaaaaagtgctaaaataatgctaatttttttttaaaaagtgcttgtgggttacaaaaaaatgctcacttttTCCGCCTTTTTTAATCATAGAACATaacatttttcagattttcacttgcattttttatcaacaaaatgtaacgatcgatgtttttttccatttaactttaaccaggagcctattaccctaaccctaagggtaataggctcctgcttTAACCTTGTAACGAGTGTGATGGATCATGGTCTCTAGAAGGCAACCGCTGACCTATCAAACCTATTCCCAGCTTCCTCGGCTCCTCT is a genomic window of Acropora muricata isolate sample 2 chromosome 8, ASM3666990v1, whole genome shotgun sequence containing:
- the LOC136925149 gene encoding uncharacterized protein; the encoded protein is MAGRTAPRLFNVEYNRIAMSDNGDVAVIDKIQNCVNLFGKGTPNGVDQQWMARKLTEGLSRPFDISFGPNDHLLVSDNGDASLKTFDLNRNLEQVNQIVIGQDYNGKLVVQDCARREGLNIRFKIFRVPQNIVVGPGPLYQLFVSIDVDIVLINMDWKEMIPLSYFLVQSPLDWCFVQYDKCLVCDNTSSVKDHGVSHKVGGFNPLAITKAQFCAMFYHVTETRYLGFSCLDKFHCIVGKRQDTRKFSETVVVYVRVMDQNRRMIFHARYGNCYEGPHANTIHAEYFMLVDEDFRRAVKILRDLRGGHINMYMNKQPCSRSTGHGKKTDLKIKDCSRDLVNFYNLHCSPNNIKLTISISQLYKVDMFAMLPQEASLAQDIVNAQFGLRFLVSAGINVNAMTHECWGKLAQYAEIELPRYQGSNRHKLDIYIHSVLSDLKRTNFFPFLPW
- the LOC136925151 gene encoding uncharacterized protein; translation: MMSASELPVRQAALAVSEQGRIAIVKGRECRVELAGGRDGNYVTPTILTQTLVSPCDVCFAPNNHFVITDSGDRSIKVYCLNGEAQLVARMICYKQDGNPKIETMAGAEPFSSSSSRECLTPFSVTAGPSPLSQLFTVFENCTLVITFDWNTVEVLYYRELFVSAESFKANKECDRKSIVHDHRDNHKVGGFNPLAVNKAVFCAMFYHVTERRRDKIKYKCLQRQRCQVEKMSWTNYAATVVLYVRMTDATGRLIFHARYGNCCDTLRRTTIHAEYFMLMDEEFRRAVKRMRDQTGGNIIVFMNKQPCYRSTPQHKGTKSAGLKRKECAQDLVKFYRLHCLSHSISFIINLCQLYKVDMRPSPSNEEDIRNAQKGMRMMIDAGIDLKAMSQESWTQLATYAGIELPEYKGSEREKLDQHIDKWIRRISKG